The DNA segment TCCCTACACTAATTCATTGCCTTCTCTTCAGCACCTTTGTCTGCCCGACTGAGCTCATCGCCTTCAGTGACCACATGGCAGCCTTCCGAGAGCTGAACTGTGAGGTGGTGGGGGTGTCCACCGACTCTCACTTCTCCCACCTGGCCTGGAACAACATGCCCAGgaaggtgagtgtggtggtgggctACTGGGAGGCGAAAATGTGGCTGTAATAGTGTTTGAGTGTCAGTTTGCATACATTCAAGGGGgtttattgtgtttgtgtgccATTGGTTAGAAGGGTGGTGGATTTGAGTTGTGTCCCAATTTGGTGATTGGTGTGCTATGGGAAATGTGTGGCTGTAATGGTGctttaagtggtacaggggatGGGACACTGGTGACGTAAGctattctcagggtcagtaatcagggtagaacaagaaataatgggtgtGAGCTTAATAGAagttagatttaagaaagagataggaaggagttGGTTCTGaagtagagtggtagatgaatggagtgGACTAAAATGGACTGGAATGTAGTGTTAGATCTTTCTTACACCACCAACAAAGCACTAAGATACACaattatccttttatttttgtgtgttttacgtaCATGTATTACTGTCAGATACACTACACCAATAAACACAAAGATACAGAGATCCCCATGTCCTTGAGTGGCTCTGTACACTGCAGCAAGGTGGTCTGGGCGGGCTACAGTATCCCCTGCTGGCGGACTTCAACAAAACTATCTCCCGGGATTATGGTGTGTTGTTAGAGGACGACGGCGTGGCTCTGCGGGGACTGTTCCTCATTGATCCTGAGGGTGTGGTTCGGCACATGAGCATCAATGATCTGCCAGTGGGACGCTCTGTGGAGGAGACACTCAGGCTGCTCAAGGCGTTCCAGTTTGTGGCGGAGCAtggtgaaggtgagagagagagagagagagagagagagagagagagagagagagagagagagagagagagagagagagagagagagtgtttctgtgtgtgtgtgatgttgttTCTTGGTATTCTGTGTGAGatgatttcctttcttcc comes from the Scylla paramamosain isolate STU-SP2022 chromosome 45, ASM3559412v1, whole genome shotgun sequence genome and includes:
- the LOC135094345 gene encoding thioredoxin-dependent peroxide reductase, mitochondrial-like; its protein translation is MAGLLKNIAVTATRTVLPRITAAAQRGLSTSVRCLAPAVTQPAPSFKAQAVVNGDFKELSLEDFRGKYLVLFFYPLDFTFVCPTELIAFSDHMAAFRELNCEVVGVSTDSHFSHLAWNNMPRKQGGLGGLQYPLLADFNKTISRDYGVLLEDDGVALRGLFLIDPEGVVRHMSINDLPVGRSVEETLRLLKAFQFVAEHGEVCPANWQPESPTIKPDPTGSLEYFNKVN